In Clostridium sp., one DNA window encodes the following:
- a CDS encoding AAA family ATPase: protein MELREDINNIVENVSKIIVGKEQVILDVLKAILAGGHVLIEDVPGVGKTLLVKALSRSLDLKFNRIQFTPDVLPSDILGISIYNPEKHEFQFNRGPVFANVVLADEINRTSPKTQSALIEVMEEGQVTDGNNTYPLDSPFIVMATENPLDYSSTFPLPEAVLDRFIIKLSIGYPSKNQEIEMLSAYRSTYGEGKNQLDSIKPVMDIDELRCCQNEVANVHVDKRIYEFIVDIVNKTRNCPELSLGASPRTSIALLKMSQSTAFVKGRNYVVPDDVKENVKKVLPHRIVLSGEERFNGNDVFKVIDNIVKEIPVPNLNML from the coding sequence ATTGAATTGCGAGAAGATATAAATAATATAGTTGAAAATGTATCAAAAATCATAGTTGGAAAAGAACAGGTAATATTGGATGTATTAAAGGCCATCCTGGCAGGAGGACATGTACTTATCGAAGATGTACCAGGTGTAGGTAAGACCCTTCTGGTAAAAGCTTTAAGCAGGAGTCTGGACTTGAAATTTAATAGAATACAGTTTACACCCGATGTACTGCCTTCTGATATACTTGGAATTTCTATTTACAATCCAGAGAAACATGAATTTCAATTTAATAGGGGACCGGTCTTTGCAAATGTGGTTCTGGCAGACGAAATAAACAGGACATCTCCCAAAACTCAGAGTGCATTAATTGAAGTAATGGAGGAAGGGCAGGTTACTGATGGAAACAATACATATCCACTGGATAGTCCTTTTATAGTAATGGCGACTGAGAATCCTCTGGACTATTCCAGTACTTTCCCGCTGCCTGAAGCGGTGCTTGACAGATTCATAATCAAATTGTCCATAGGTTATCCGTCAAAGAATCAGGAAATAGAAATGCTTTCTGCATATCGTTCCACATATGGTGAAGGGAAAAATCAGCTGGATAGTATAAAACCTGTTATGGATATTGACGAATTAAGGTGCTGCCAGAATGAGGTGGCAAATGTACATGTAGACAAAAGAATATATGAGTTCATAGTCGATATTGTAAATAAAACCAGAAATTGTCCAGAATTATCATTGGGAGCTTCACCAAGGACTTCGATAGCACTATTAAAAATGTCCCAGTCTACTGCTTTTGTAAAGGGAAGAAACTATGTGGTCCCGGATGATGTGAAGGAAAATGTGAAGAAAGTACTTCCCCATAGAATAGTACTGTCAGGAGAAGAAAGGTTTAACGGTAATGATGTTTTTAAGGTTATCGATAATATAGTAAAGGAAATACCGGTACCAAATTTAAATATGTTATGA
- a CDS encoding electron transfer flavoprotein subunit beta/FixA family protein, translated as MQILLCVKQVPDDSVEIHLDSKTKKPNLNGVSLAANAFDTYALELAVRFVEANGGSVSVLNVGAEDSLNTLKNCIAVGAKEAFFVKDDSYADLDAAVTADALADAIHKIEKDKGEKFDLILCGKESTDEITGQVGPLLAEKLGTGFVGSAIEIDLKDDGIDVHQEIEEGYNVVSLKIPAVLTVSKPDYDPRYPTIKNKMASRKAVIPTYSAAEIGEVKQAKVHYVEYVDPPKKEAGIKIQEKDAALAVSTAIEQMKKDKAI; from the coding sequence ATGCAGATTCTGTTATGTGTAAAGCAGGTTCCAGATGATTCCGTTGAAATCCATTTGGATAGTAAGACTAAAAAACCTAATTTAAATGGAGTCAGTTTGGCAGCGAATGCATTCGATACATATGCATTAGAATTAGCAGTTCGTTTTGTAGAAGCTAATGGAGGTAGTGTCAGTGTATTAAATGTTGGCGCAGAGGATTCTTTAAACACATTGAAAAATTGCATTGCCGTAGGAGCTAAAGAAGCATTCTTTGTAAAAGATGATTCGTATGCAGATTTGGATGCAGCAGTCACAGCTGATGCTTTGGCAGATGCTATCCACAAAATTGAAAAAGACAAAGGTGAAAAATTTGATTTGATTCTCTGTGGTAAGGAATCTACAGATGAAATTACCGGTCAAGTAGGACCGTTGCTGGCTGAAAAGCTTGGAACAGGTTTTGTTGGTAGTGCTATTGAAATCGATTTGAAAGACGATGGAATCGACGTTCATCAGGAAATTGAAGAAGGATATAATGTAGTTTCTTTAAAGATTCCAGCTGTATTAACAGTAAGCAAGCCGGATTATGATCCACGTTATCCTACTATAAAAAATAAGATGGCTAGTCGTAAGGCAGTTATCCCAACTTATTCAGCAGCAGAAATCGGAGAGGTAAAACAGGCAAAAGTACATTACGTTGAATATGTTGACCCTCCTAAAAAAGAGGCTGGTATCAAAATTCAGGAGAAAGATGCTGCATTGGCAGTAAGTACAGCTATAGAGCAGATGAAAAAAGATAAAGCAATCTAA
- a CDS encoding electron transfer flavoprotein subunit alpha/FixB family protein has translation MKALLFIETDGKKALGGSLELISAAKALNAEGTALIVGTRDAADTAAELGAPAIFIDAATDFDTLTEVISETVKEQNPDIVLLANTALAKDIAPRVAGRADLGIVSDVIGISDNDGKIIYTRPAYGGTVLEHIEVDGKAIVTIRNGSFPKPEPASNAGVTEKKLELPADAVKAKIIDTVKEISESVNLEEAQVIVSGGRGLGSAENFKLVEELANVLDGVVGATRPVIEEGWISRAHQVGQSGKIVAPKLYIACGLSGATQHTSGMSGSNYVVAINKDEEAPIFEIADVAIVGNVLDILPVMIEELKKVKAN, from the coding sequence ATGAAAGCATTATTGTTTATTGAAACAGATGGAAAAAAGGCATTAGGCGGAAGCCTTGAATTGATTAGTGCAGCAAAGGCATTAAATGCAGAAGGAACAGCTCTTATAGTAGGTACCAGGGATGCTGCGGATACTGCAGCTGAATTGGGAGCTCCAGCTATCTTTATAGATGCTGCTACAGATTTTGATACTTTGACAGAAGTAATATCAGAAACTGTCAAAGAACAAAATCCAGATATTGTTTTACTAGCCAACACAGCATTAGCTAAAGACATTGCACCTCGTGTTGCCGGACGTGCGGATTTAGGAATCGTAAGCGATGTAATAGGAATAAGTGATAATGATGGTAAAATCATATATACCAGACCGGCTTACGGCGGTACAGTTTTAGAACATATTGAAGTAGATGGTAAGGCCATAGTAACAATCAGAAATGGAAGTTTTCCAAAGCCAGAACCTGCTTCAAATGCAGGTGTTACCGAGAAAAAATTAGAACTCCCGGCTGACGCTGTCAAAGCAAAAATTATTGATACAGTAAAAGAAATTTCCGAATCCGTTAATTTGGAGGAAGCCCAGGTTATTGTTTCCGGTGGACGTGGACTTGGAAGTGCAGAAAATTTCAAGCTTGTGGAAGAATTGGCAAATGTCCTTGATGGTGTAGTTGGTGCAACAAGACCGGTAATTGAAGAAGGTTGGATTTCCCGTGCACATCAGGTTGGTCAATCGGGAAAAATCGTGGCTCCAAAACTCTATATTGCATGCGGTCTTTCCGGTGCAACACAGCATACATCCGGAATGTCAGGTTCCAATTATGTTGTGGCAATCAACAAGGATGAAGAGGCTCCAATCTTTGAAATAGCTGATGTAGCTATTGTTGGAAATGTACTTGATATTCTTCCGGTTATGATTGAAGAACTGAAGAAGGTAAAGGCAAATTAA
- a CDS encoding FAD-binding oxidoreductase yields the protein MPEYNQLTEEIISKLQEAAPGHILTGDDINEDYNHDEMPIYGTSAPQVVLVAHSTEEVAAVVKICNENKIPVTPRGAGTGLVGGAVPVLGGVLIDITKMNKILSYDLENFVVHVQAGVLLNDLAEDCTKQGLLYAPDPGEKFACLGGNVSTNAGGMRAVKYGATRDYVRAMTVVLPTGEITNFGATVSKTSSGYSLLNLLIGSEGTLGIITELTLKVMPAPKVVASLIIPFENLDDCISTVPKFKLAHLNPQALEFMEREIVLSSERYIGKSVFPQVINGVTANAYLLVTIDANNEDELNDLIEQASELVLEAGAIDVLVADTPAKIKDAWAARSSFLEAIMAETKLLDECDVVVPVNKIASYLNFVNKTGEECGLTIKSFGHAGDGNLHIYQCSNDLEESEFKTRVDKFFNIIYDEATKVGGLVSGEHGIGSGKVKYLADSVGELNINLMKGIKKVFDPNSIMNPGKVCYPVDGTN from the coding sequence ATGCCAGAGTATAATCAATTGACAGAAGAAATAATCTCGAAATTACAGGAGGCAGCTCCAGGACACATTTTAACTGGTGACGATATCAATGAAGATTATAATCACGATGAAATGCCTATTTATGGAACATCAGCTCCACAAGTTGTACTTGTAGCACATTCTACAGAAGAAGTTGCTGCTGTAGTAAAAATATGCAATGAAAATAAGATTCCAGTAACTCCAAGAGGAGCAGGAACAGGACTTGTAGGTGGAGCAGTTCCAGTTTTAGGCGGCGTTTTGATTGATATTACAAAGATGAACAAAATACTTTCTTATGATCTTGAAAACTTTGTTGTTCACGTTCAAGCTGGTGTTCTGTTAAACGACCTTGCAGAAGATTGTACAAAACAAGGCTTATTATATGCACCTGATCCTGGTGAAAAGTTTGCCTGCTTAGGTGGCAACGTTTCAACAAATGCTGGCGGAATGAGGGCCGTTAAATACGGTGCTACACGTGACTATGTCCGTGCAATGACAGTTGTGCTTCCAACAGGTGAAATTACTAACTTTGGAGCTACAGTATCAAAGACAAGTTCAGGTTACAGCCTTTTGAACTTATTGATCGGTTCAGAAGGAACTCTTGGAATTATTACAGAACTTACTTTAAAAGTTATGCCGGCACCAAAAGTTGTTGCAAGTTTAATTATTCCTTTTGAAAATTTAGATGATTGCATTTCCACTGTTCCTAAGTTTAAACTGGCACATTTAAATCCTCAAGCATTAGAATTCATGGAAAGAGAAATTGTTTTATCCAGTGAAAGATATATTGGAAAGAGCGTATTTCCACAAGTAATTAACGGAGTAACTGCAAATGCTTATCTGCTTGTTACCATAGATGCCAACAATGAAGATGAATTAAATGACCTCATCGAACAGGCAAGTGAATTGGTACTAGAAGCAGGAGCAATTGATGTTCTTGTCGCTGATACACCTGCAAAGATAAAAGATGCATGGGCTGCACGTTCCAGTTTCCTTGAAGCAATTATGGCTGAAACAAAATTATTGGATGAATGTGACGTTGTAGTTCCTGTAAATAAAATTGCTTCTTATCTTAACTTTGTAAATAAAACCGGCGAAGAGTGCGGATTGACCATCAAGAGTTTTGGTCATGCAGGAGATGGAAATCTTCACATATATCAATGTAGCAATGATCTCGAAGAATCAGAATTCAAAACAAGAGTTGACAAGTTCTTCAATATTATCTATGATGAGGCAACAAAAGTTGGCGGCCTTGTTTCAGGTGAACACGGAATTGGTAGTGGAAAGGTGAAATACCTGGCAGACAGTGTTGGAGAATTGAATATAAATTTAATGAAGGGTATTAAAAAAGTGTTTGATCCTAATTCTATTATGAATCCAGGAAAAGTATGTTATCCAGTAGATGGTACAAACTAA
- a CDS encoding acyl-CoA dehydrogenase: protein MDFKQDENHQQLQEMYRDFAENEVKPIAKEIDETMRFPEENVAKMAEMGLLGIPFPEEYGGAGMDTLSYVQCVEELSKCCATTGVIVSAHTSLGTTPIYKFGTDAQKEKYVKPLASGEKLGAFGLTEPVAGTDASMQKTTAVLEGDHYVLNGSKIFITNAGYADVYIIFAMTDKSKGTKGISAFIVEKDFPGFSVGSHELKMGIRASSTCELFFDNCIVPKENLLGEEGRGFNIAMATLDGGRVGIAAQALGIAEGALDETVKYVKERIQFGRPIAKFQNTQFELAKMRANTEAAKLLVYQAAYAEDNYKRFTHYAAMAKLFAARNATDVTNRCLQLFGGYGYTADYPIERMMRDAKITEIYEGTSEVQMMVLSGWMLK, encoded by the coding sequence ATGGATTTTAAACAAGATGAAAATCACCAACAATTACAAGAAATGTATCGTGATTTTGCAGAAAATGAGGTAAAACCAATTGCAAAAGAAATCGATGAGACCATGCGCTTTCCAGAAGAAAATGTAGCAAAAATGGCTGAAATGGGCTTGCTTGGAATTCCATTTCCTGAAGAATATGGCGGAGCTGGAATGGATACATTAAGTTATGTACAATGCGTAGAAGAATTATCTAAATGTTGTGCAACAACAGGTGTTATTGTTTCAGCACATACAAGCCTTGGTACAACACCAATTTACAAATTTGGTACAGATGCACAAAAAGAAAAATATGTAAAACCACTTGCTTCAGGTGAAAAATTAGGTGCCTTTGGATTGACAGAACCAGTTGCTGGAACTGATGCTTCAATGCAGAAGACAACAGCTGTATTAGAAGGAGACCATTATGTATTAAATGGGAGCAAAATATTTATCACTAATGCAGGATATGCAGATGTATATATTATTTTTGCCATGACAGATAAAAGCAAAGGAACAAAAGGTATTTCAGCATTCATCGTTGAAAAAGATTTTCCTGGTTTCTCTGTTGGAAGCCATGAATTAAAGATGGGAATCCGTGCATCTTCTACATGTGAACTATTCTTTGATAACTGCATAGTTCCAAAAGAAAATCTTTTGGGAGAAGAAGGCAGAGGATTCAACATAGCAATGGCAACTCTTGACGGAGGACGTGTTGGTATAGCTGCACAGGCTCTTGGTATTGCAGAAGGTGCACTAGATGAAACTGTAAAATATGTTAAGGAACGTATTCAGTTTGGACGTCCTATTGCAAAATTCCAGAATACACAGTTTGAACTTGCTAAAATGCGTGCCAATACAGAAGCTGCAAAGCTTTTAGTATATCAAGCTGCATATGCAGAAGATAATTATAAGAGATTTACACATTATGCTGCTATGGCAAAATTATTTGCTGCTAGAAATGCCACTGATGTAACAAACCGTTGCTTACAATTATTTGGTGGATATGGATATACAGCTGATTATCCAATTGAAAGAATGATGCGTGATGCAAAAATAACTGAAATTTATGAAGGAACATCAGAAGTTCAGATGATGGTACTTTCCGGTTGGATGCTTAAATAA
- a CDS encoding methyl-accepting chemotaxis protein, translating into MKNLSSMKIRQKLLTSFSLIALFIVLVGLIGSINMGKINAGSTQLYNNDLKTIRDLNKLDNNTLQIRLDIINLVVSRDKSKTDNTIKIISPYMEENNKILNTYRKSDLTQETKSLASQLNIQITEYRDVFNNVLNLMSEGKYNEAAALNEKADDYRMKVTSIIDKLIEISSKNAENTDIKNGIIYRSSLYTIIIITIFGWIAATILGLKISSSISKSANKILLFTKELSTGNLSQRLEISNRDEMGIISEGLNIANKNIKDLINEIAENINNINASSQDLSAVSEEISSMMSSVNESTGQIAEGSQNLSSITEEISASSEEMEASTSELSKKADSAAKSSQEIKNRAANIKGKASTSIEEGKILYQEKKNKIIKAIQEGKIVSEVKTMAASIGDIAEQTNLLALNAAIEAARAGEQGRGFSVVADEVRKLAEQSTDAVDNINKMVLSVEKAFENLSESSEEILNYIADSVAPNYQFLMDTGIQYEKDAEFVSNISKEIDSSAGQMREAASQVSVAIQGAASTAEESASGSEEILGSINEVTKAIEGISSSSQNQAAMAEKLSNMISRFKVN; encoded by the coding sequence ATGAAAAATTTAAGCAGCATGAAAATCAGACAAAAACTTTTAACAAGCTTTTCTTTAATAGCCCTGTTTATTGTATTGGTAGGTCTGATAGGTTCGATAAACATGGGCAAAATAAACGCTGGTTCCACTCAGCTATATAATAATGATTTAAAAACTATAAGAGACCTAAACAAGCTTGACAACAATACACTGCAAATACGTCTGGATATAATTAATCTAGTTGTAAGTCGTGACAAAAGTAAAACTGATAACACTATAAAAATTATATCGCCATACATGGAAGAAAACAATAAAATACTGAATACATATAGAAAATCCGATTTAACTCAGGAAACAAAAAGTCTGGCCTCTCAGTTAAATATTCAAATAACTGAGTATAGAGACGTATTCAATAACGTTTTAAATCTAATGTCCGAAGGAAAATATAACGAGGCGGCAGCTTTAAATGAAAAGGCCGATGATTACAGAATGAAGGTAACTTCCATCATAGATAAGTTGATTGAGATATCCTCAAAAAATGCTGAAAATACAGATATAAAGAATGGAATCATATATAGATCTTCCCTGTATACTATAATTATAATAACAATATTTGGATGGATAGCTGCCACGATTTTAGGTCTTAAAATTTCATCTTCCATATCAAAATCGGCAAATAAAATTTTGCTGTTTACAAAGGAACTAAGCACCGGCAACTTGAGTCAGAGGCTGGAAATTTCAAATAGGGATGAAATGGGAATAATATCTGAAGGCTTGAATATTGCAAACAAGAATATAAAAGATCTGATTAATGAAATAGCAGAGAATATAAATAATATCAATGCATCAAGCCAGGATCTGTCTGCCGTCAGTGAAGAAATATCATCCATGATGTCCTCGGTAAATGAATCGACAGGTCAAATAGCAGAGGGATCTCAAAATTTAAGCAGTATTACGGAAGAAATAAGTGCTTCTTCAGAGGAAATGGAAGCAAGTACCAGTGAATTATCAAAAAAAGCTGATTCAGCTGCAAAATCCTCCCAGGAAATAAAGAATCGTGCCGCAAATATAAAGGGAAAAGCCTCCACGAGTATAGAGGAGGGGAAGATTTTATATCAAGAAAAGAAAAATAAAATTATAAAAGCCATCCAGGAGGGCAAGATAGTTTCTGAGGTTAAAACAATGGCAGCATCTATTGGGGACATAGCCGAACAGACAAATCTTCTTGCATTGAATGCAGCTATTGAGGCAGCAAGAGCCGGCGAGCAGGGAAGGGGATTTTCAGTAGTTGCCGATGAAGTCAGAAAGCTGGCGGAACAATCCACCGATGCAGTAGATAATATAAACAAAATGGTATTATCTGTAGAAAAGGCTTTTGAAAATTTGTCTGAAAGCAGCGAAGAAATTCTAAATTATATAGCGGATAGTGTGGCACCAAATTATCAATTCCTTATGGATACAGGAATTCAGTATGAAAAAGATGCAGAATTTGTAAGTAACATTTCAAAAGAAATTGACAGTTCTGCAGGACAGATGCGTGAAGCTGCATCTCAGGTGAGTGTTGCTATACAGGGCGCGGCTTCTACTGCGGAAGAATCAGCTTCAGGTTCTGAAGAAATACTGGGCAGTATAAATGAAGTAACCAAGGCAATTGAAGGAATATCCAGTTCTTCACAGAATCAGGCTGCCATGGCCGAAAAACTTTCAAATATGATAAGTAGATTTAAAGTCAATTAA
- a CDS encoding tyrosine-type recombinase/integrase, with protein sequence MRWQNNNKDRIKYFTQEEATRLFKAMEKSRSKHALRDLAIFRVAYRCGLRASEIGLIKLENYNISKGEIYCTRLKGSNNNTIRLDMKTKSILDKYIHRSKLSDTSETLFQSQKNAPISRFTLDYLMKKYCRIARIPDKSKYHFHTIKHSTAVHLAESDMDIKELQWWLGHKSVSNTEIYFQFTTKQQEKMYEKLDKINEMV encoded by the coding sequence ATGAGATGGCAGAATAACAATAAAGATAGAATAAAATATTTTACACAGGAGGAAGCTACAAGACTTTTCAAAGCTATGGAGAAAAGTCGAAGTAAACATGCTCTCAGGGATCTAGCTATATTCAGGGTAGCATATAGATGCGGCCTTAGAGCTTCTGAAATTGGTCTGATAAAACTGGAAAATTACAATATTTCCAAAGGAGAGATCTACTGCACTAGATTAAAAGGAAGCAACAACAATACTATAAGATTGGACATGAAAACTAAATCGATTCTTGACAAATACATACATAGGAGCAAATTATCAGATACTTCCGAAACTCTGTTTCAAAGCCAAAAAAATGCTCCAATATCCAGGTTTACTTTGGATTATTTAATGAAAAAGTATTGTAGAATTGCCAGAATACCTGATAAAAGCAAGTATCATTTTCATACTATAAAACACAGTACGGCCGTTCATCTAGCTGAATCAGACATGGACATCAAGGAACTTCAGTGGTGGCTTGGGCATAAATCCGTATCAAATACTGAAATATATTTTCAGTTTACTACAAAACAGCAGGAAAAGATGTATGAAAAACTCGACAAAATAAACGAAATGGTTTAG